A window of Haliscomenobacter hydrossis DSM 1100 contains these coding sequences:
- the scpA gene encoding methylmalonyl-CoA mutase yields MARPDFRNIPLDLNLGGDNPPAEQAEPWLSPEKIPVKPVYHPADVQGMQHLRYAAGIPPFLRGPYASMYTIRPWTIRQYAGFSTAEESNAFYRRNLAQGQKGLSVAFDLATHRGYDSDHERVQGDVGKAGVAIDSVEDMKILFDQIPLDEMSVSMTMNGAVIPIMAFYIVAAEEQGIKPEQLSGTIQNDILKEFMVRNTYIYPPEQSMRIIADVFAYTAQYMPKFNSISISGYHMQEAGAPADLELAYTLADGWEYLRTGVKTGLDIDNFAPRLSFFWAIGMNHFMEIAKMRAGRLLWSKIVQQFGPKDPKSMALRTHCQTSGWSLTEQDPFNNVGRTAIEALAATLGGTQSLHTNSLDEAIALPTDFSAKIARDTQIYLQKETDICRAVDPWAGSYYVEYLTDKLAKRAWELIEEVEELGGMAKAIEEGLPKLRIEEAAARKQARIDSGKDQIVGVNVFRQEHEAPIDILDVDNAAVRDAQIRRLQTTKSQRDEVACRAALQKLKRCAQGEAGNLLAIAIECARLRATLGEISWAMEEVFGRFTPVTRSVSGVYRSESGSDENFREAQELADQFAELEGRRPRIMIAKLGQDGHDRGSKVIATSFADLGFDVDIGPLFQTPAEAARQAVENDVHILGISSLAAGHKTLVPQTIAELAKLGRDDIMVVVGGVIPAQDYDFLYAQGVVGVFGPGTKISKAAAELLKLLIEMVAS; encoded by the coding sequence ATGGCCCGCCCTGATTTTCGCAACATCCCACTCGACCTAAACCTCGGCGGAGATAACCCTCCAGCCGAGCAAGCCGAACCCTGGCTCAGCCCGGAGAAAATTCCCGTAAAACCAGTATACCATCCCGCGGATGTACAGGGCATGCAGCACTTGCGCTACGCTGCGGGCATTCCCCCATTTTTGCGCGGGCCATACGCCAGTATGTATACCATCCGACCCTGGACCATCCGGCAATACGCGGGTTTTTCCACCGCCGAAGAAAGCAATGCCTTTTACCGTCGCAACCTCGCGCAGGGTCAAAAAGGCCTTTCGGTCGCCTTTGACCTGGCTACCCACCGGGGTTATGATTCCGACCACGAGCGGGTGCAGGGTGATGTAGGCAAAGCGGGTGTCGCCATCGACAGCGTGGAGGACATGAAAATCCTCTTCGATCAAATTCCCCTCGACGAAATGTCGGTTTCCATGACCATGAACGGTGCCGTCATTCCCATCATGGCCTTTTACATCGTGGCCGCTGAAGAGCAGGGCATCAAGCCCGAGCAACTCAGTGGAACCATCCAAAACGACATCCTCAAGGAGTTCATGGTGCGCAACACCTACATTTATCCGCCGGAACAATCGATGCGCATCATCGCCGATGTGTTTGCCTATACGGCGCAGTACATGCCCAAATTCAATTCCATTTCCATCAGCGGGTACCACATGCAGGAAGCGGGCGCCCCCGCCGATCTGGAATTGGCCTACACCCTGGCCGATGGCTGGGAATACCTGCGCACAGGCGTAAAGACGGGTTTGGATATCGACAATTTTGCACCACGCCTTTCCTTCTTTTGGGCCATAGGCATGAATCATTTTATGGAAATTGCCAAAATGCGCGCCGGGCGTTTGTTGTGGTCAAAAATTGTGCAGCAGTTTGGTCCCAAAGATCCCAAGTCGATGGCACTGCGCACGCACTGCCAGACCTCCGGTTGGAGTCTCACCGAGCAAGACCCTTTTAACAATGTAGGGCGTACGGCCATTGAAGCACTGGCGGCTACCCTGGGTGGCACCCAATCATTGCATACCAACTCGCTCGACGAGGCCATCGCGTTGCCTACCGATTTTTCGGCCAAAATTGCCCGGGATACTCAGATTTACCTGCAAAAAGAAACCGACATCTGCCGAGCTGTAGACCCCTGGGCGGGCAGCTACTACGTGGAATACCTTACCGACAAACTGGCCAAACGCGCCTGGGAACTGATCGAAGAGGTAGAAGAACTGGGTGGTATGGCGAAAGCCATCGAAGAGGGTTTGCCCAAATTGCGCATCGAAGAAGCAGCCGCACGCAAACAAGCGCGGATCGATAGTGGAAAAGACCAAATTGTGGGCGTAAACGTGTTTCGCCAGGAGCATGAAGCGCCAATCGATATTCTGGATGTGGACAATGCCGCCGTGCGCGATGCCCAAATTCGCCGGCTGCAAACCACCAAAAGCCAACGCGACGAAGTTGCTTGTCGGGCGGCTTTGCAAAAACTAAAACGATGCGCCCAGGGCGAAGCGGGAAACTTGCTGGCCATCGCCATCGAATGTGCCCGTTTACGGGCAACCTTGGGTGAAATTTCCTGGGCCATGGAAGAGGTGTTTGGCCGCTTCACCCCCGTAACCCGCAGTGTTTCCGGGGTATACCGCAGCGAATCGGGCAGTGACGAAAATTTCCGCGAAGCCCAGGAACTGGCCGATCAGTTTGCTGAACTGGAAGGCCGTCGCCCCCGCATCATGATTGCCAAATTGGGTCAGGACGGCCACGACCGCGGCTCCAAAGTCATCGCGACCAGCTTTGCTGATCTGGGCTTTGACGTCGACATTGGTCCTTTGTTCCAAACCCCGGCCGAAGCGGCTCGTCAGGCGGTAGAAAACGATGTACATATTTTGGGTATTTCTTCCCTGGCTGCGGGCCACAAAACACTGGTGCCACAAACCATCGCCGAGCTGGCCAAATTGGGTCGCGATGACATTATGGTTGTCGTTGGCGGGGTGATTCCGGCGCAGGATTATGATTTTTTGTACGCGCAGGGCGTAGTGGGCGTGTTTGGGCCGGGGACGAAGATCTCGAAGGCAGCGGCGGAGTTGTTGAAGTTGCTGATTGAGATGGTGGCTTCATAA
- a CDS encoding DUF4783 domain-containing protein has translation MKSLLIFLLAINIWDQQLALDSITKAISTGNVTALEPYLDKSVEIAILEQENVYGKTEAVQILKNFFGKNKPQTFSQMHTGQSKGKEAHYSIGNLTTASGTFRVYIYARVEGDKFFVQELRFDKE, from the coding sequence ATGAAAAGCCTATTGATATTCCTGCTAGCCATAAATATATGGGATCAGCAGCTCGCACTCGACAGCATTACCAAAGCCATCAGCACCGGTAACGTGACTGCTTTAGAGCCATACCTGGATAAATCTGTGGAAATTGCCATTCTGGAGCAAGAGAATGTTTACGGCAAAACCGAAGCTGTACAGATTCTGAAAAACTTCTTTGGCAAAAATAAACCACAAACCTTTAGTCAAATGCACACTGGCCAATCCAAAGGCAAAGAGGCCCACTACAGCATTGGCAATTTGACCACTGCTTCGGGTACTTTCCGCGTATACATCTATGCAAGGGTGGAAGGCGATAAGTTCTTTGTGCAGGAACTGAGGTTTGATAAGGAATAA
- the gpmI gene encoding 2,3-bisphosphoglycerate-independent phosphoglycerate mutase: MSTKKVLLVIMDGWGLGQVPSSDAIAQANTPFVDGLYQQYPHATLITHSEQVGLPDGQMGNSEVGHLNIGAGRVVYQELARINKAIRDRELHQSPVLLDAIKYAKENDKPLHIFGLVSDGGVHSHINHLKALIDIVEEQGLKKAFIHAFTDGRDCDPKSGLGFIQEIVAYTANKATKLASVVGRYYAMDRDKRWERVKLAYDALVNGVGEATTDVLKTFQARYAAGETDEFIKPIICSDASGQPLAKIQDGDALLCFNFRTDRPREISQVLTQTDFPDFGMHKLNLRYVTMTTYDETYQNVTVIFQNDNLTNTLGEVLSKAGKTQVRIAETEKYPHVTFFFNGGREEPYAGERRLMVPSAKVATYDLQPEMSATGITDAIVTDIVENQPDFICLNYANTDMVGHTGVFSAAMRAAETVDTCMNKLINTALDYDYDCIIIADHGNSDYMINEDGTPNTAHTKNPVPIIYASAQAAGAKVKDGKLGDIAPTILMLMGVPTPTEMTGTVLIER; the protein is encoded by the coding sequence ATGAGCACAAAAAAAGTTTTACTGGTCATTATGGACGGTTGGGGATTGGGACAGGTACCCTCTTCCGATGCAATTGCCCAAGCAAACACTCCTTTTGTAGACGGTTTATACCAGCAATACCCCCATGCGACCCTGATTACACATAGCGAACAAGTGGGTTTGCCCGATGGTCAAATGGGCAACTCTGAAGTAGGGCACCTCAACATTGGTGCCGGACGGGTCGTGTACCAGGAATTGGCCCGCATCAACAAAGCCATTCGGGATCGGGAATTGCACCAAAGCCCGGTCTTGCTCGATGCCATCAAATACGCCAAAGAAAACGATAAACCCTTGCACATTTTTGGCCTGGTATCGGATGGTGGGGTACACTCACACATCAATCACCTCAAGGCATTGATTGATATCGTGGAAGAACAGGGCTTGAAAAAAGCGTTTATCCATGCCTTTACCGATGGACGCGATTGTGATCCCAAAAGTGGACTGGGATTCATCCAGGAAATTGTAGCCTACACCGCAAATAAAGCGACCAAATTGGCTTCGGTTGTTGGTCGCTATTACGCCATGGACCGCGACAAGCGCTGGGAGCGGGTCAAATTGGCCTACGACGCGCTGGTGAATGGGGTAGGTGAAGCAACTACCGATGTACTCAAAACCTTCCAGGCGCGTTACGCTGCGGGGGAAACCGATGAGTTCATCAAACCCATCATTTGTTCCGATGCAAGTGGCCAGCCCTTGGCCAAAATCCAGGACGGTGACGCCTTGCTGTGTTTCAACTTCCGCACCGATCGCCCCCGGGAAATTTCTCAGGTGTTGACCCAAACCGATTTTCCCGATTTCGGTATGCACAAACTCAACTTGCGCTACGTCACCATGACGACCTATGATGAAACGTACCAAAACGTAACGGTCATTTTTCAGAATGACAACCTGACCAATACGCTGGGCGAAGTGCTGTCCAAAGCTGGAAAAACCCAGGTGCGCATTGCTGAAACAGAAAAATACCCCCACGTTACCTTCTTTTTCAATGGGGGTAGAGAAGAACCTTATGCGGGTGAACGCCGCTTGATGGTGCCCTCAGCCAAGGTGGCCACTTATGATTTGCAGCCGGAAATGAGCGCCACCGGAATTACCGATGCCATCGTGACGGATATCGTCGAAAACCAGCCCGATTTCATCTGCCTCAATTACGCCAATACCGATATGGTAGGCCATACTGGAGTGTTCTCTGCAGCTATGAGGGCGGCGGAAACTGTTGACACCTGCATGAATAAGCTCATCAATACTGCCCTGGATTACGATTATGATTGCATCATCATTGCGGATCATGGCAACTCCGATTACATGATCAATGAAGATGGTACACCAAATACTGCGCATACCAAAAATCCGGTGCCGATTATTTACGCCAGTGCTCAGGCGGCGGGTGCGAAGGTGAAGGATGGGAAATTGGGCGACATTGCTCCAACCATTCTTATGTTGATGGGCGTCCCAACGCCAACTGAAATGACGGGCACGGTATTGATTGAGCGATAG
- a CDS encoding RagB/SusD family nutrient uptake outer membrane protein: MKKIKIISAVFVALFSAASCNEEFLSVTPLGVLSEATLSNAAGVNLVLTGAYSLLDGVQTNVGSAFPDWTGSADNWVYGSVASDDAYKGSNAGDQPEISIIEAYNHTADLTHFRGKWRAVYDGVARSNDVIQLVPKASDLSDVDKNLAIAQARFLRGHYHFEARKMFNKVPYIDDQTYNAADALSTKLPNSTEIWPNIEADLKFAYDNLPNRWAGAPGRATKWAAGATLAKAYLFQGKYAEAKPILENIIANGGYKLVDAYHDNFRAATNNNAESIFEIQHSVNDGAAISNNGNRGATLNYPYGGGALTTCCGFFQPTHNLVNAFKTDADGLPLLSTFNQVDVPGDNSQTYAGSLDPRLDWTIGRDGVPYLDWGIHNPQYIRDRAYAGPFTAKKNSPYRSENGTNTWTGNPRQNANNYRIIRLSHVILWLAECEVEVGSLDKARELVNQIRKRAANPNGVVKLANGNPAGNYVVKEYTAAWTDKAVARQAVRFEQRLEFAMEGHRFFDLVRWGIVDQTINDYLTVEQNKRSYLRGAKFIKGKHEYFPIPSQEILNSAINGVPTLAQNPGY, translated from the coding sequence ATGAAAAAAATAAAAATCATCAGCGCAGTATTCGTGGCCCTGTTTTCGGCTGCCTCCTGCAACGAGGAATTCCTGTCGGTGACTCCACTAGGGGTGCTGAGTGAAGCCACATTGAGCAATGCCGCCGGGGTGAACCTGGTACTTACGGGTGCTTATTCTTTGCTGGATGGGGTACAAACCAACGTAGGCTCGGCTTTCCCCGACTGGACGGGATCTGCCGATAATTGGGTATACGGCTCTGTCGCTTCCGACGATGCCTACAAAGGCAGTAATGCGGGCGACCAACCCGAGATTTCGATCATCGAAGCCTATAACCATACCGCAGACTTGACCCACTTCCGGGGAAAATGGCGCGCCGTGTACGATGGCGTTGCCCGTTCCAATGACGTGATTCAACTGGTACCCAAAGCAAGCGATTTGAGCGATGTAGACAAAAACCTGGCCATTGCACAAGCGCGTTTCTTGCGTGGGCACTACCACTTTGAAGCCCGCAAGATGTTCAACAAAGTACCCTACATTGATGACCAAACCTACAATGCTGCCGATGCCTTGAGCACCAAACTGCCCAACAGTACCGAAATCTGGCCAAACATCGAAGCAGACCTGAAGTTTGCCTACGACAACCTCCCCAACCGTTGGGCGGGTGCACCTGGCCGTGCGACCAAGTGGGCCGCCGGTGCTACCCTGGCTAAAGCTTATTTGTTTCAAGGTAAATACGCCGAGGCCAAGCCCATTTTGGAAAACATCATCGCCAATGGTGGGTACAAATTAGTTGATGCCTACCATGACAACTTCCGCGCTGCCACCAACAACAATGCTGAGTCTATTTTTGAAATTCAGCACTCCGTAAATGATGGTGCAGCAATCTCCAACAATGGCAACCGTGGAGCTACCCTCAACTATCCCTATGGTGGTGGTGCACTGACCACTTGTTGTGGATTTTTCCAACCCACCCACAACCTGGTCAATGCCTTTAAAACGGATGCCGACGGGTTACCCTTACTGAGTACCTTCAACCAGGTGGACGTACCCGGAGACAATTCTCAGACCTACGCCGGGAGTTTGGATCCTCGCCTCGACTGGACAATCGGGCGTGACGGAGTGCCTTATTTGGACTGGGGAATTCACAACCCACAATACATCCGCGACCGGGCTTATGCCGGGCCTTTTACGGCTAAAAAGAATTCACCCTATCGCTCTGAAAACGGCACCAATACCTGGACGGGTAACCCACGGCAAAATGCCAACAACTACCGCATCATCCGTTTGTCACACGTGATCCTGTGGTTGGCAGAGTGCGAAGTAGAAGTTGGTAGTTTGGACAAAGCCCGCGAATTGGTCAACCAAATCCGCAAACGGGCAGCCAATCCAAACGGGGTAGTGAAGCTGGCCAATGGCAATCCGGCGGGCAATTACGTGGTAAAAGAATATACTGCCGCCTGGACGGATAAAGCTGTAGCGCGTCAAGCAGTTCGTTTTGAGCAGCGCCTGGAGTTTGCGATGGAAGGCCACCGCTTCTTCGACCTGGTACGTTGGGGGATTGTTGATCAAACCATCAACGATTATCTGACCGTAGAGCAGAACAAACGTTCCTATTTGCGCGGAGCCAAGTTTATCAAAGGAAAGCATGAGTATTTCCCCATCCCATCTCAGGAAATCCTCAACAGTGCCATCAATGGTGTACCAACGCTGGCGCAAAACCCGGGGTATTGA